From Quercus robur chromosome 8, dhQueRobu3.1, whole genome shotgun sequence:
AGATTTTGGTTGTCTAGTTTCATAGTTAGTAGTTTATAATGGATTTCTGTAAACTCccatttactaaaaaaaaaaaaaaaaaaaaaaaaaaaacttggttaGTTTTGACCACACTTTTTTCAAGAATTCATATTATGAAACTAGAGCTGTTCTCCCTTCTGCACCACTTGTCACATATTGGATATGTAGGGTTATGTTTTAAAAACACTATTGTAAGTTGTAATCCTAAATTTACATATAGTAGACTGATTGCCATTTGCCACTCGGTCATGCGGATGTAGTCACGTAGTTACACTTTCAAACCGCGTAAAATCACTAGATTGTTTCTCTCCTTTTTAGTTCACGTTGATTTCTTTTCAAGTATCACAAGCTCCAAATAATGATAAGGTGAGGGATATAAGTTAAAGATTAATTTAATTCCAACATAAAATTTGACCTTGACTTACCCCATTCCAAacgagagaaaaaataaaaacaaatggaGTTGTAGCATTTATTGGGGGTTCAAAGATGACCTAGGTGACTGGAAATTTTCAAGCCTGGAAATCATTTGTTGGGGGTTCAAAGATGACCTAGACAGCTAACTTTTGACAGACTAGGCCCACATTTCCTAAGACCTAAAACAAAAGAATGCATCTATTGACCCAGCTCAGCTAACTGTATGATTTTTTAGGCCCACACTGACAAGGCCCGACCAGGTAAATTGCGTGTTGAATGTTCATTGCAGACCAGAGCGAAGTGAGGAACCCAcctcaaaagaaaaagtgaaaatacCATTTTAGTTCATAGGGTCactgttattatttttaattacagtcaatttggtctttaTCATCAACTTACTAACGaaaattgatttcaaattaattgcaaattcaaaataacatataCCAAATCAATTTGATTGTTACCCAAATGTAGAAACTAAGTTGATAGTAAACTTAAAAGGTAgaccaaaatggtatttttgctataaatataaaaataaaaaagaaacgttttttttttttttatgaataaaaaagaaacgtATTATTGCTTTTACTGAAAGTTGAAACAATAATCAGCATTATATAGCTTCTAGCAATCAACTTTTTCTAAGTCTAAGAGTTTATTCGCACTAATTTCGCCGTCTTCTAGATACTACCATGCACTAATTAATTTGACAAACTTCTTAGTTCTTATAATTTAAATAGGCTTCGATGCGCATTAATTTTTATAGGGCAACTCAATTTAAATGAATTGCAATCCTCCCAAATATTTCAATCAGTCATATTTATTAGATTATTTCTCAATCAATTATAAATTCTAAGAATAATATCCTaccataaatattttaaatgttCCCATTTATAGCATTAATAATTTGGTGGGTAAGCTTTTCCTAGAGCTTTTTAAGAACTGGTACAGATTTATCAATTAATTTACACTACAGAATGACCCAATTCACGCGTCtccaattattttttgtgaatgaaattacaactatggtttaatcttttttctcttttgtttttatactttaataaaaatttaccgAACAGCCATAAGCCCATAACCAAATCTATGACTCAATGCTAACCTTCAAAAATGATTGTTTTTGGTATCACTAGCATCCTTTCACAATTTGTTGAGATGGCGGAATGCAattagtaaatattatttttactaaGACTATAATTGACATTGTTTTTTTACTATATAACAATCACAATATGTTatatcaataattgtgaaaaatttaaagtttgcatttgtcatttttttttccctaatcaTTTCAAGAtggaaaaacaaattaaaaacttaaagcTCTTCaaaagttttgtttatttgagATATTCCATATTCTTAAAGAGTTgtctaaaaaattttctaactcctaaaaaagaggaaaacaaatGGGTTGCAagtaatttttgtttcacaATGAAAAGCTGTAAAGTACGCTAAAGCACCATCAAACGGGGAATTGGATTCTTTATAGCAATTTTATAGCTGTTTAGGACCACCCATACATGTAGATTGCAGACTCAACTTGTAGTAAACATTTCTCCATTTTCTCCGGAGTCATCACAGATAAAGTGTCGAATTGTCAATTGCTCCAAAAGGGTAATATTATGTGCTATGTATTTTGTCTTTGTTTCTGTTCTTAATTCTTTTTCactgttaataaaaaaaaaaaaaaaatctttttcactGCATAATGAATTAATGATTTAACAAAACTCCGTGTCGTGAAATAGAAGTAAAGCTCGGGCCAAATCGAGGCCCATTTCACcctagtctctctctctctctctcaagtccCAATCCCACAAGCAAGTCCACAACCCAAGgtccctcttctctctctctctctctctctctctctcggtacCTTCACTTTTCTCCATCATCTTCCTGTCAAACTCAAAGAGTCACCACTACTCCCTCTTTTCCCCAAAGCAACCAAATCTCTCTTCTTTACTCTCACATGTATTCACATCCTCTACCATTACCATTACCTTTGGAGCTCCACCCAAACTCACCCAAATGAATCCCACAACTACAGCTCCATCACCAccttcctcctcctcttcttcttcttcttcttcaccacaaACCCTTCTCGAGCTAATCAACAACCTCCTTTCCGTCCTccttctctcctctctttcCGTCAAATCCTTCACTGGCCGATGGCAAGTCCTCCACTCCAAACTCACTTCCCTCCGCTCCTCTCTTTCCTCCCTCTCCTCCTCTACTCACTGGTCCGATAACCCTCTCCTCCTTTCCCTCCTCCCTTCTCTCCACTCTACTCTCCACCGCCTCTCTACCCTCTCCCAACAATGTTCTTTCCCTTCCTTCTCCGGAGGAAAACTCCTCATGCAAAGCGACCTCGACATGgcttcctcttctctctccaaCTCCCTCCACGACCTCGACTTACTCCTCCGATCTGGGGTCCTCCACCACTCCAACGCCATCGTTCTCTCTCACCCAGGTCCTTCCTCTACTAAAGAAGACTTGGGTTTCTTCGTCAGAGACCTTTTCACTCGCTTACAAATCGGAGGGATCGAGTTCAAGAAAAAAGCTTTGGAGTCCTTACTTCAACTCCTCACCCAAGATgatgaaaaatcaaaatccgCTACTTTGGTTGCTAAAGAAGGAAACGTTGCTTATCTCATTCACTTGCTGGATTTCAATGACAATCTCATCCGAGAACACGCTACCACCGCCATATCGGTCCTCGCCTCGGCAAACGACGAGTCGCGCAAGACTGTGTTCGAAGAAGGGGGCCTGGGGCCTTTGTTAAGGATCCTTGAAACTGGGTCAACGTCTTTAAAGGAAAAGGCTTCGGCTGCTGTGGAAGCCATCACTGCCGATCCCGAAAACGCGTGGGCTATTTCCGCATACGGCGGCGTTTTGATCCTGATCGAGGCGTGTCGATCTGGGTCGACGGTCACGCAAGCACACGCAACGGGTGCTATTAGGAACGTTGCCAGTGTGGAAGAGATCAAGAACAGTTTAGCAGAGGAAGGAGCTGTGACTGTTATGATTCAAGTATTAATCTCAGGCACAAGCTCAGCTCAAGAAAAGGCGGCGCATTGTATAGCAAAATTAGCTTCTTCTGGTGAGTATTTTCGTGCTTTGATAATAAGAGAACGTGGGTTACAAAGATTACTGCATTTGATTCAGGATTCTTCTAGTTCCGACACGTTGGAACATGTTGTGAGAACAATAAGCTGTCTTTCTACATTGGATTCGATTTCTCGGATTttatcatcatcaacaacattTATAGTTCAATTAGGCGAGCTTATCAAACATGGGAATCTTATTCTACAGCAAATCTCAGCGTCTTTGCTTGCTACTTTATCAATCAGTGATGGTAACAAGCGGGCCATTGGTGGTTGTATGGGGTCGTTGGTGAAGCTAATGGAGTCACCGAAGCCGGTGGGGCTACAGGAGTCAGCGGCGGAGGCGCTGGTGTCGCTTTTGACTGTCAGATCGAATAGGAAAGAGTTGGCGAGGGACGAGAAGAGTGTTATGAGGCTTATGCAGATGTTGGACCCTAAGAATGAGCTGGTTTGTAAAAAGTTTCCGGTGATGGTGGTGGCGGCAGTGCTCAGTGGAGGAAGCCAGGGGTGCAGGAAGAGACTGGTGGCCGCTGGGGCTCAAAACCACTTGCAGAGGCTGGCGGAGATGGAGGTCGCCGGAGCCAAGAAAGCCTTGCAGAAACTCTCCGGGAATAGGCTCAAGACCATTTTCAGCAGGACTTGGAGGGAATAATTAACAAAGAAACTAACCCCCGCCAAGAAAGGTACGTTTTCTCTAGGGTATAATAGGCATTTCGTACTTTTTAGTTTGGTTTTGAGGCTTGTGAAGTCCCAATCTTTCACAGTTTCTTTgcatataatattaataaccCAGCCCCTTGGGCGCCCGCCAAGTTTGGGGAAGGGTAAAAGGgggttttcaaaaattataGTTTGTCTTTGACTTGAGACTGTTGGTCGTGGGTTAGACTTCGGCAAATTTAATTAGATAGGGCCAAGTGTGCATTCGTTGCATGCTGGCTTCTGTACTTGGTGGTAGGCGCGTGAAAGAGATTTACTCCTTTTTTAGCCCTTTAGGTAGTGGTGAAAAGACCATTATACCCCCTTATATTTATACATTGGGGATTCACACCAAAAGTGGGTCCGCTTGTCTGCTTTGTTTGTGTCTATAATCTCTACTCATAAGATGAGAAGAGAAAATGGGATGTTTTAAAGCATCATCGTCCATTTCCACATTTTAACTTCTGCTTCGCATGATCAATTGGTGGGTCTTCTGTCTGTGCTTTTTGTGCTGACGTGGAGAGCCTTGAATTGAATTGGGGAATCTTGGTAATCCTGTCACTCACagtaaataatattaaaaactaGGACAATTTGATTCCAGCAGCAATTGCTAAAGTTTGGTGTCTGTGTCTGACTGAATAAAACTGTTCAAAGGCCTCTAGACCTCTGAGTTCTGAATGGGTCAGTCACTCACTATAAATTACTACAACCAACCACCATCCATCTACACCGTCAATTTGACATTGATGCGTGTAAACTGTTGACTCTGTAGCGGGATTCATTGTTCGGCAAACAAAGTGGGAGAccattgacttaattaattacaTGTGACATGTATAATCataatttctattattattattattgttttttgttttttcctaacATATATTCCTTTATTTAATACATTAATAAAACAGGAGGAGTCCATTTGGATTTTTCTAACCGTCGAAGAATGAGAAACATGGTCGTGGACACTGGACAAGCAgcaaacaaacacatacactTCGTATACtccaacttcttcttttttttaccttaatattataaaagtaattataatatatcatcgtaaaaaaaaaaaatacttatccTAATATTatatgacccaaaaaaaaaggcatgGATGCGGTTTTTAGGGAGTATCCTTGTAACTTGTTggcttttttcttctatatttattttaatcttattAATTGATTCACCCCATGAAGTTGTAAGAGAGAGGATATGATGATtgttaccatttttttatttttcttagttaTGTTTGATAATGTACATCCAAGAGGGTCTTATTTTAATTGTAATGGACATTGGATTTAGTTAGAAAGAGTGCAACTGTTTCTTTGTGTGCTTTTTGACTAGCATTAGGATTGAATTGTTGTGATGTAATCTGATCCCTTTGATTCTTATCTGTCtggtttgtttggtttgatgCGGCCAATGGGACTTAGGGTGATGATAATTATGATAATGATGGTGAAATATTGATTGATATAGACGTGGCTTGTTTCTTCATTGAGGGTGTGTATAATAACGCATAACGCGTAACCTATTGCACCTAGCAAATGCCAAAGCTTTAAGGAGCTAGATTTcgctttcctttttttcccctctcttttTAAGTGGGTAATGGGAATCAATGGCAATGATGGAAATCTTTTGTATTTGTAATACTGAGTTGGCCCTTTCATCAAGATCTGAGAGATCATGATGGCCGGGTCCCTCATCTGATGCTCGTTCAGTATGTATGATGATCAAAGAAGCTGAAGCCCAGGCCCAGCACTCACTTAACTTTACTTTCACACCAATTAAATCCCAGTCCCCAATTGCTATGCTCGAGCTTTACAATCAATGTTAACACATAACAACTACTCCATATTAGGTGTTTTTGGCTGTAGAAATGTTGACTCTATTGAGCATTCACTAGTAGCAGAGGTTTATTGGATTAAGTAAGAGTAATATATGTTTGGGCAATGGGTCCCCTTGATATTGAGAATCTAGAAAAGggaaaacaagaagaagaaaaataaaaattgggaagTGAGGAGAGGAAGGCTCGGCGCAGATGCAGGGAAGAGACTACAAAAGATGGGCCGGGTGGGTCCCAAGTAGAAGTACACAGCGACCTCACATGGGAAAGATATGCTGAGAAGTGAGAACAACTAAATActctattattatattatgtattGTGTATTGTGTGGTCCATTCTTCTTCCCAAGTTCACATGCATTGCTTGTCTCCTCCCACTACTCTCTTAATTTTTGTCTTGGTAACCTACAACAATGCATCTGATGCTACTAAAGAAAAGCATGACTTTTCAGTCTCATATATCCCTCTGATGTCCCCTTTAAAAGCAACTGTATAATTTAGCTGTAAAGCTTGACACCTCTTCCTCTCTTTCTGAGAGAGATATATTGTGAACTTGAAGGTAAATGTTCTCCCTTTCCAGTTTCTTTCCCGCCAATATATGGTGGTTATAATGACTAGTCCCAACCCCCTGCACTCCTAATTTCCCTTTCCCTTTTTAAATTAATTGACTAcacaattctttttattttttaatattagttgGTTGGAGAGAGGTCAATTGAATTATAGAACTTTTGAGGACTACTAAATAATTATTggcaaaaatactattttggttttTACATTTTGGAGTTATAATCAATTTAGTCTCTATATTTTTGTAATAGAGAATAAGTCAATTTGATCCATACTATTAACTTCATGACGGAAAATACTTACACCACAAATAGTTTACACAATAGGCAactttaatattaaataatatgcTACTTGTCAAAATCATTGGCCACATAGTACTTACATGGCAAGAAAAGGCCACATCAACTTTCAAAATTACTTTTCTTACcatttttttaaccaaacaaaatttcttttttattttatcaactctattttttttcctttcttatattttcttggtaaataaacaagttttcattttcttctcattcttgCAATTTCTTGGTATCCAAACAATAATCTAGTCCAATAATGGCAAATCAACACAAATTACATTGATTCTAACCTTCAATTTTGCTTTAATCACTGTAAATATTATGCCattaaatttcaaccaaaatccccaaattcaaACAAATCCCAAAACCTAGATCCACCAAACCTAGTGCCTCCAAACACCAATCCTCCAAACCTAGATTCACTATAACGACATAACCCCAACCTTTGGCACCACCATAAACCTAGATTCGACTTATCCCAAGCTAAAGCTACAGCTCAGTTCGTAGAGCTAGCTCAAGCTTACGAATCCTCTTTGATCtcaaatcatcttctccgatcTAGATCgaacaaagtttctcttcaaactagtttggagagaaaccctaTAAACTCCTTCTATATCTTaatattgagtgtgaattttgaaaatctaaccattgaatagtatgttcttattatatcctttatgcttataaaatttcaagaagatcaaaaatcaattgctatgtcattgaataaatattaaaaattcaaatttttatgatctaaaattatgtataaaaaataagtttattgatcgaatggtaaataatatctgatttgaacaaaatttgatatgcatgttaagaacctAAGGCACATGAAGTTCAAcgtttagattttcaaaatttacactgaaaaaagagatatatgagaaatttgaggagtttctctccaaattagtttggagagaaactttgttcatcTAGATCCACcaaacccaaactcaccgaTCTCACTCCCAACTTAGCAATTCCTAACCTCATCTCATTCTTCTCCAACACCATCTATTTTTTATCTAGAGGAAACCCACGATGGAAGCGTTGAAATTTTAGGATTGAAGATACTTCTTGATTTGTTGCGGTGGAGGCTGCACAAGTGGCCATAAAGGGATGACGATCTTCTTGGGAGAATCAAAGAGTAGTTGCCAAGAAGGCTTTGGGGACAAAGTCGATGGTGTATGGATCGATTTTGCCGATCattgagaacaaaaaatggaagaatgaagagagagagagagaataaaaaagaaattatgttTGGTTAAAAAgattataagaaaattaaagttaaaaaatggtaaaaaaaagctTATGTGGACAATAGAATTTAAACCCATCAGCatatcatttaatattttaatgctAAACATGCCAACCGTGCAAACCATTTGTCACGCAAGCCTTTTCCATTAGTCAGTTAATggtagggatcaaattgactgtaaattgaaaatattaggaaccaaattgattgctaccaaaatgtaaggaacaaattgattgtaacctagggaccaaaatattatttacaccattttttttttttttgtgtaataaCTATTTATCTGAAAATTGTGTAATTGCTTTTACATGaaccatttatttatattattttattaggatttggcttacctccattagattttcaaattgaCATTTAGTTAGTTTTTCCTCGAGATAAAACAATGTAGTTGTGAGTTTTAATCTCCATATTTTGTTTAGTTAGTGGGTGATAGAGCAGTTtctcattagaaaaaaaaaaatgatcccACTAAAAAACTACTAGAGGTAAGCCAGACCCATATTATTAACACTAATCACAAGATTCACAACATATTATCTCATcagttattataaaaaaaattaatggtgaACCAATTCCTCACCAGTTACCACACTGCCTTCACAGCAAGGAATCAAGTGGAAagttcacatttattttttgggtgagTGGGGGAAAATTCACATGGCACATGCTAGATCAAGCCTAATATGAGATTGACATTCCTCCACCAGTTTGTGTTAGTCTAGCTGACCGTGGTCCTTATTGTCCCGCAGCATTTGATTTGTGGTTTTATAACTACTAGGGATTTGCTTTGCTCATGTATTCCCTAAGGGTATATGTTAGtgaactattttagaaaatttttttgtggaaaatgaaaaaataactaactgatttaacaattttttcaatttttcataaaaaatttcttaaaatagatgGTTAATGTATGCCTTAAGGATAAACATTAATCGGACCCTTTAATGTGTAACATGAGTTGCGTTTGACACACGCCAAAATCACATTGCAAGGGCAGagaaaaacccttttttttttttttttgagaaacagtgGCAGAGAAAACTTAACACGCAACAACAATACAACACCAAAACCTAGTGTTTCAATATAT
This genomic window contains:
- the LOC126695275 gene encoding uncharacterized protein LOC126695275; this encodes MNPTTTAPSPPSSSSSSSSSSPQTLLELINNLLSVLLLSSLSVKSFTGRWQVLHSKLTSLRSSLSSLSSSTHWSDNPLLLSLLPSLHSTLHRLSTLSQQCSFPSFSGGKLLMQSDLDMASSSLSNSLHDLDLLLRSGVLHHSNAIVLSHPGPSSTKEDLGFFVRDLFTRLQIGGIEFKKKALESLLQLLTQDDEKSKSATLVAKEGNVAYLIHLLDFNDNLIREHATTAISVLASANDESRKTVFEEGGLGPLLRILETGSTSLKEKASAAVEAITADPENAWAISAYGGVLILIEACRSGSTVTQAHATGAIRNVASVEEIKNSLAEEGAVTVMIQVLISGTSSAQEKAAHCIAKLASSGEYFRALIIRERGLQRLLHLIQDSSSSDTLEHVVRTISCLSTLDSISRILSSSTTFIVQLGELIKHGNLILQQISASLLATLSISDGNKRAIGGCMGSLVKLMESPKPVGLQESAAEALVSLLTVRSNRKELARDEKSVMRLMQMLDPKNELVCKKFPVMVVAAVLSGGSQGCRKRLVAAGAQNHLQRLAEMEVAGAKKALQKLSGNRLKTIFSRTWRE